A genome region from Hymenobacter tibetensis includes the following:
- a CDS encoding SusC/RagA family TonB-linked outer membrane protein: MQKLYGLARHLPTAALLLVAPAAVGQVITGKITADDSKAPLPGVTVVLKGSTTGTASGPDGSYSINVPNRQGTLIFSFIGYSTQEVPIDGRSEISIVLGTDTKALGEVVVVGYGTQKKSDVTGALSSVSEEQIQQVTTQNLTQALQGRAAGVDVAGGNFRPGETPAIRIRGNRSVRASNEPLYVVDGIPLAQGTGLNDFNPQDIQSVEVLKDASATAIYGSRGANGVVIVTTKRGQEGKFTLNYNNYFSIDKASRTLDLFNGGEFLELQREANRNTNSYAPRYADPALDYTLFGQNDQFAWEGIADGYEWEDRAARKVAYRPTTEEERALYGANVTQIPIYDASKVRTTDWQKLALRTALTQNHQISASGGTDKLRASMSVGYLNQEGIQKGQDFTRYNARVTLDYKVNNIVTLGASTNASLAIQNYGPDIYGRAVGQIPYATPYEPDGTFIVSPAFVSTIYNPLREAENAFNERRVTRFFGSFYGEVKLPIEGLRYRLNVGPDFRNNRTGIFQSARAIARDAGGINSTSFAQYDQGQNFTYVVENLLFYDKQINEKHSLGITALQSVQADRGESSSVSAVNLPYDSQKWYNLGSTYQAAANGFGTGFSKRTLQSWMGRINYSFLDRYVLTATGRADGASVLAPGNKWSFFPSVALAWKIQQESFLQNVAVINELKLRGGYGTVGQASVDPYTTGGTLQRSSYAFNETPAYGYSPTPGTLPNTLGGIPNPELQWERTSTINLGLDFGLLKNRVSGSVEVYRANTTDLLLPRGLPTAGGVVNILQNIGETRNSGIETSLTTINVETAGGFRWATDFIYTRNKEEFVKLASGAQDDIGNRWFIGQPLGVYYSYKNDGIWQLDQADEARLYGAVPGDIRVVDTDGVLDANGRPVINANDFQILGSNRPKWSGSVNNTFNYKGFELSFLVYARVGQLVSTGITPGLSGVFQSQKVNYWTPTNPTNEYPRPIYKAESANNGGYAFVSGSFARVRNISLTYTVPQAISSKVKMSNLSVYANAVNPFLFTDFQGLDPEAADVGSTSGERAQARNLGTKSLVFGLRVGF, encoded by the coding sequence ATGCAGAAGCTTTATGGTTTGGCTCGGCATCTCCCCACTGCGGCGTTGCTGTTGGTGGCGCCAGCCGCGGTGGGCCAGGTAATAACTGGCAAAATCACCGCCGACGATTCGAAAGCCCCACTGCCCGGCGTAACCGTTGTCTTGAAAGGCAGCACCACTGGTACCGCCTCCGGACCCGACGGCAGCTACTCCATCAATGTACCGAACCGGCAGGGCACGTTAATTTTTTCCTTTATCGGCTACTCCACGCAGGAAGTACCGATTGATGGACGCTCGGAAATATCCATTGTACTAGGCACCGACACCAAGGCCCTGGGCGAAGTGGTGGTAGTCGGCTACGGCACCCAGAAAAAAAGCGACGTAACGGGCGCCCTGTCGTCGGTGTCAGAAGAGCAGATTCAGCAGGTAACCACCCAAAACCTGACCCAGGCCCTCCAAGGTCGGGCAGCTGGAGTGGACGTGGCCGGCGGCAACTTCCGCCCCGGCGAAACGCCCGCTATCCGCATCCGGGGCAACCGCTCCGTGCGAGCCTCCAACGAACCGCTGTACGTGGTGGATGGCATTCCGCTGGCGCAAGGCACCGGCCTCAACGACTTCAACCCCCAGGATATTCAGTCGGTGGAAGTGCTGAAGGACGCGTCGGCCACGGCTATTTATGGCTCCCGCGGCGCCAACGGCGTCGTGATTGTGACCACCAAGCGCGGGCAGGAAGGCAAGTTCACGCTCAACTACAACAACTATTTCAGCATTGATAAGGCCTCGCGCACGCTGGACCTGTTCAACGGCGGTGAGTTCCTGGAATTGCAGCGCGAAGCCAACCGCAACACCAATTCTTACGCTCCTCGCTACGCTGATCCAGCCCTGGATTACACTTTATTTGGTCAAAACGACCAGTTTGCTTGGGAAGGCATTGCCGACGGCTATGAGTGGGAAGACCGCGCAGCGCGCAAAGTAGCGTATCGGCCTACCACCGAGGAAGAGCGCGCCCTCTACGGTGCCAATGTCACCCAGATTCCTATCTACGATGCCAGCAAGGTGCGCACCACCGACTGGCAGAAGCTGGCGTTGCGCACGGCTCTTACCCAGAACCACCAAATCAGCGCCAGCGGCGGCACCGACAAGTTGCGGGCTTCCATGTCGGTGGGCTACCTCAACCAGGAAGGCATTCAGAAAGGGCAGGATTTCACGCGCTACAACGCCCGCGTCACCCTCGATTACAAGGTTAACAACATCGTCACGCTGGGCGCTTCCACCAATGCCAGCTTGGCTATCCAGAACTACGGACCCGACATCTACGGCCGCGCCGTGGGGCAGATTCCGTACGCGACGCCGTATGAGCCTGATGGGACGTTTATCGTTAGCCCAGCCTTCGTATCAACCATTTACAACCCGTTGCGCGAAGCTGAAAACGCCTTCAACGAGCGGCGCGTAACCCGCTTCTTCGGCAGCTTCTACGGCGAAGTGAAGCTCCCCATTGAAGGGCTGCGCTACCGCCTCAACGTAGGCCCCGACTTCCGCAACAACCGGACGGGTATCTTTCAGTCGGCGCGGGCTATTGCTCGGGATGCCGGTGGTATAAATTCAACTTCCTTCGCGCAGTACGACCAGGGACAGAACTTCACCTACGTGGTGGAAAACCTGCTGTTCTACGACAAGCAGATCAACGAAAAGCACAGCCTGGGCATCACGGCCCTGCAAAGCGTACAGGCTGACCGCGGGGAAAGCTCGTCGGTCAGCGCGGTTAACCTACCGTACGACAGCCAGAAGTGGTACAACCTGGGCTCGACCTATCAGGCGGCCGCCAACGGCTTCGGCACCGGCTTTTCGAAGCGCACGTTGCAATCGTGGATGGGGCGCATCAACTACAGCTTCCTGGACCGCTACGTGCTGACGGCTACCGGCCGCGCCGATGGCGCCTCCGTGCTGGCCCCAGGCAATAAATGGAGCTTCTTCCCTTCGGTGGCACTGGCCTGGAAAATTCAGCAAGAGAGCTTCCTGCAGAACGTAGCCGTCATCAACGAGCTGAAGCTGCGTGGCGGCTACGGCACCGTGGGCCAAGCGTCCGTGGACCCCTACACCACGGGCGGCACCTTACAGCGTTCCTCCTACGCCTTCAACGAAACCCCCGCGTACGGCTATTCGCCTACACCTGGCACCTTGCCCAACACGCTCGGCGGTATTCCCAACCCCGAACTACAGTGGGAACGGACCTCTACCATCAACCTGGGTCTGGACTTCGGGTTGCTTAAGAACCGGGTGAGCGGCTCGGTGGAAGTGTACCGCGCCAACACCACCGACCTGCTGCTGCCGCGCGGCTTGCCTACGGCCGGCGGGGTAGTCAACATTCTGCAAAACATTGGGGAGACGCGCAATAGCGGTATCGAAACCAGCCTGACCACCATCAACGTGGAAACGGCTGGCGGCTTCCGCTGGGCTACCGACTTCATCTACACGCGCAACAAGGAGGAGTTCGTGAAGCTGGCTTCCGGCGCCCAGGACGACATCGGGAACCGCTGGTTTATCGGGCAGCCGCTCGGCGTGTACTACAGCTACAAGAACGATGGTATCTGGCAGCTCGATCAGGCCGACGAAGCGCGCTTGTACGGCGCAGTGCCCGGCGACATCCGCGTGGTGGATACCGACGGTGTACTCGACGCCAACGGCCGGCCCGTCATTAATGCCAATGATTTCCAGATCCTAGGTTCGAACCGGCCCAAATGGTCTGGCAGCGTGAATAACACGTTCAACTACAAGGGCTTTGAGTTGAGCTTCCTGGTATACGCCCGCGTGGGCCAGCTGGTATCTACCGGCATCACGCCTGGTCTGAGTGGGGTGTTCCAGAGTCAGAAAGTGAATTATTGGACGCCCACCAACCCCACCAACGAATACCCGCGGCCTATCTACAAAGCTGAATCCGCCAACAACGGTGGTTACGCCTTTGTAAGTGGCAGCTTTGCTCGGGTGCGCAATATCTCGCTCACGTATACCGTACCGCAGGCTATCAGCTCGAAAGTAAAAATGAGCAACCTAAGCGTGTACGCCAACGCAGTGAACCCCTTCCTGTTCACCGACTTCCAGGGTCTCGACCCAGAAGCTGCTGACGTTGGCTCTACGTCCGGCGAACGGGCGCAGGCCCGCAACTTGGGCACTAAAAGCCTAGTGTTCGGCTTGCGCGTAGGATTCTGA
- a CDS encoding M20/M25/M40 family metallo-hydrolase: MLRSSLFLLTLGLTASAFAQNKPTTTPDPLITKMVEEVSEKNLRDDVDKLVSFGTRHTLSDTKSKKRGIGAARNWVEDEFKKYSKASGGRLKVEQDTFTVKPDGRRINRPVLMANVMATLPGTDPADKRIFVVSGHIDSRVSDVMNATADAPGANDDGSGTVAVMELARVMSKQQFPATIIFVAVQGEEQGLYGSTHMAKRAKAENWELVAMLNNDIMGNSTGHDPEIKNTTQLRVFSEGVPANETPDEAKVRRTLSSENDSPSRQLARYIRTITKNHVAGHEVVLEYRPDRFLRGGDHTPFNQQGFTAIRFSEVNEDFRHQHQDLRTENGEEYGDYAKFMDFAYLRKNTGVNLATLANLALAPAAPTNVGVLTAKLTNRTELQWEAPKAGEKPAGYYVLMRETSAPEWQQKFFVTDTKADLPHSKDNFIFGVVSVDAEGHESLPVLPKPVR, encoded by the coding sequence ATGCTTCGCTCCAGTCTTTTCTTGCTCACGCTTGGCCTCACCGCTTCTGCCTTCGCTCAAAACAAGCCAACCACTACCCCCGACCCGCTCATCACGAAGATGGTGGAAGAAGTGTCGGAAAAGAACTTGCGCGACGATGTAGATAAGCTCGTCAGCTTCGGGACGCGCCACACCTTATCCGACACCAAAAGCAAGAAGCGCGGTATCGGTGCGGCCCGCAACTGGGTGGAAGACGAGTTCAAGAAATACAGCAAGGCCAGTGGTGGACGCCTGAAAGTGGAGCAGGATACCTTCACCGTCAAGCCCGACGGCCGCCGGATCAACCGGCCGGTGCTCATGGCCAACGTTATGGCTACACTGCCCGGCACCGACCCCGCTGACAAACGCATCTTCGTGGTGAGCGGACACATTGATTCGCGGGTTTCGGATGTGATGAACGCCACCGCCGATGCGCCCGGCGCCAACGACGACGGTTCCGGCACAGTGGCCGTTATGGAGCTGGCCCGGGTGATGAGCAAGCAGCAATTTCCGGCTACCATCATTTTTGTGGCCGTACAGGGCGAAGAGCAAGGACTCTATGGCTCGACGCACATGGCCAAGCGCGCCAAAGCCGAAAACTGGGAGTTGGTGGCGATGCTCAACAACGACATCATGGGCAACTCCACCGGCCACGATCCCGAAATCAAGAACACCACCCAGCTGCGCGTGTTCAGTGAAGGCGTGCCGGCCAACGAAACGCCCGATGAAGCAAAAGTGCGGCGCACTTTGTCTTCGGAAAACGACTCCCCAAGCCGCCAGTTGGCCCGCTACATCCGCACCATCACCAAGAACCACGTAGCTGGCCACGAGGTGGTGCTGGAATATCGCCCCGACCGGTTCCTACGCGGCGGCGACCATACCCCGTTCAATCAGCAGGGCTTTACGGCCATACGCTTCTCGGAAGTGAACGAGGACTTCCGCCACCAACACCAGGACTTGCGCACCGAAAACGGCGAAGAATACGGCGACTATGCCAAGTTTATGGACTTCGCCTACCTGCGCAAAAACACGGGCGTGAATCTCGCCACGTTGGCGAATCTGGCCCTAGCCCCCGCTGCTCCCACCAACGTGGGGGTGCTCACGGCCAAGCTCACCAACCGCACCGAGCTGCAATGGGAAGCGCCCAAAGCTGGCGAAAAACCCGCTGGCTACTACGTGCTCATGCGCGAAACCAGCGCCCCGGAGTGGCAGCAAAAGTTCTTCGTGACCGACACCAAAGCCGACCTGCCCCACAGCAAAGACAACTTCATTTTCGGGGTGGTATCGGTGGATGCCGAGGGGCACGAGAGCTTGCCGGTGTTGCCCAAGCCGGTACGATAA
- a CDS encoding beta-ketoacyl synthase N-terminal-like domain-containing protein — translation MPNPTDSIIIRGRGRVSALGTSSTSYAAPATIPFQTRSVGSYSLPVAALAATTEYSIAELRRSHPAYRQLDRTVLLALLAARQATAEAGWLASGGLSTPIGRGQLESVTRQQPTNHNQQASISVSVGSSRGATERLEQFHREFLAEGSVSVAASPLTTLGNVASWVAFDAGSTGGAALSHSSTCSSAFQALGNAVAWLRAGMATHFLAGGTEAPLTDFTLAQLHALGIYSTFPAIDWPCRPGAGRPSTFVLGEGAAVFALEQVSADTLATLQQSAQPVFVLEAVGFGFEAIASKTGLSPDGQHFQQAMRQALHQANCTVAEVDAVVLHSPGTPAGDASERAALRTIFGEALPPLLSNKWLVGHTLGASGALSLDFALHVLETQRWPAAPFSTDLATDAARPIRRILINAAGFGGNAASVVVSRL, via the coding sequence GCCACCATTCCTTTCCAAACCCGCTCCGTGGGCAGTTATTCTTTGCCCGTAGCGGCGCTGGCTGCCACTACCGAATACTCCATAGCCGAGCTACGCCGCTCCCACCCGGCCTACCGCCAGCTCGACCGGACGGTGCTGCTAGCGTTATTGGCAGCTCGCCAAGCCACCGCCGAAGCCGGCTGGCTGGCATCGGGTGGGCTTTCAACTCCAATAGGCCGTGGGCAGTTGGAATCCGTCACCAGGCAACAACCAACCAACCACAACCAGCAAGCAAGCATCAGCGTCAGCGTAGGTTCCAGCCGCGGGGCCACCGAGCGGCTCGAACAATTTCATCGTGAATTTCTGGCGGAGGGTAGTGTTTCGGTGGCCGCTTCGCCACTTACTACGCTGGGCAACGTAGCCAGCTGGGTGGCTTTTGATGCGGGCAGTACAGGCGGAGCCGCACTCAGCCATTCCAGCACCTGTAGTAGTGCGTTTCAGGCCCTTGGCAACGCCGTGGCGTGGTTGCGGGCAGGCATGGCAACGCACTTTCTGGCCGGCGGTACCGAAGCTCCGCTCACTGATTTCACGCTGGCGCAACTGCACGCGTTGGGCATCTACTCCACTTTCCCGGCTATTGACTGGCCTTGCCGGCCTGGTGCGGGCCGCCCTTCCACATTCGTGCTGGGCGAAGGAGCCGCTGTATTTGCGTTGGAGCAAGTAAGCGCCGATACGTTGGCCACGTTGCAACAGTCGGCGCAGCCGGTGTTTGTGCTGGAAGCTGTAGGGTTTGGGTTCGAGGCCATAGCCAGCAAGACTGGCCTCTCGCCCGATGGTCAGCACTTTCAGCAGGCCATGCGCCAAGCGCTGCACCAAGCCAACTGCACGGTTGCGGAAGTGGATGCCGTAGTACTGCACAGTCCGGGCACTCCAGCCGGCGATGCGTCGGAGCGAGCGGCACTACGAACTATCTTTGGTGAGGCACTACCGCCGCTTTTGTCCAACAAATGGCTGGTGGGCCATACGCTTGGTGCGTCGGGCGCGCTGAGCTTAGATTTTGCCCTGCACGTATTGGAGACACAACGCTGGCCAGCAGCTCCGTTCAGTACGGATCTGGCCACCGACGCGGCCCGCCCCATTCGGCGGATTCTGATAAACGCCGCTGGGTTTGGAGGCAATGCGGCCAGCGTAGTGGTTTCGAGATTGTAG